From Opisthocomus hoazin isolate bOpiHoa1 chromosome 10, bOpiHoa1.hap1, whole genome shotgun sequence, a single genomic window includes:
- the PARP6 gene encoding protein mono-ADP-ribosyltransferase PARP6 isoform X6, which produces MDLKGQYWTDDDSDGDNESEEFLYGVQGTCAADLYRHPQLDADIDAVREIYSENAVAIREYGTIDDVDIDLHVNISFLDEEVATAWKVLRTEPIVLRLRFSLSQYLDGPEPSIEVFQPSNKEGFGLGLQLKKILGMFTSQQWKHLSNDFLKTQQEKRHSWFKASGTIKKFRAGLSIFSPVPKSPSFPVIQDSALKGKLGIPEARGSRLMNRSVSCTVKNPKVEVFGYPPPSTQVGGHCKNVPTLEYGFLVQIMKYAEQRIPTLNEYCVVCDEQHVFQNGSMLKPAVCTRELCVFSFYTLGVMSGAAEEVATGAEVVDLLVAMCRAALESPRKSIIFEPYPSVVDPNDPKTLAFNPKKKNYERLQKALDSVMSIREMTQGSYLEIKKQMDKLDPLAHPLLQWIISSNRSHIVKLPLSRLKFMHTSHQFLLLSSPPAKEARFRTAKKLYGSTFAFHGSHIENWHSILRNGLVNASYTKLQLHGAAYGKGIYLSPISSISFGYSGMGKGQHRMPSKDELVQRYNRMNTIPQTRSIQSRFLQSRNLNCIALCEVITSKDLQKHGNIWVCPVSDHVCTRFFFVYEDGQVGDANINTQDPKIQKEIMRVIGTQVYTN; this is translated from the exons ATG GACCTCAAGGGCCAGTATTGGACGGACGATGACTCCGACGGGGACAACGAGTCCGAGGAGTTCCTCTACGGCGTCCAG GGGACCTGCGCCGCCGACCTGTACCGGCACCCGCAGCTGGACGCCGACATCGACGCCGTGAGGGAGATCTACAGCGAGAATGCCGTGGCCATCAG GGAGTACGGGACCATCGACGACGTGGACATCGACCTCCACGTGAACATCAGCTTCCTCGAT GAGGAGGTGGCGACGGCGTGGAAGGTGCTGCGGACGGAGCCCATCGTCCTCCGCCTGCGCTTCTCCCTCTCCCAGTACCTCGATGGCCCCG AACCATCCATTGAGGTTTTCCAGCCGTCCAACAAGGAGGGCTTCGGCCTGGGTCTGCAGCTGAAGAA GATCCTGGGCATGTTTACGTCCCAGCAATGGAAGCACCTCAGCAACGACTTCCTGAAGACCCAGCAGGAGAAGCGGCACAGCTGGTTCAAGGCAAGCGGCACCATCAAGAAGTTCCGTGCTGGCCTCAGCATCTTCTCCCCTGTCCCCAA GTCCCCCAGCTTCCCCGTCATCCAGGACTCAGCGCTGAAGGGCAAACTGGGCATCCCCGAGGCTCGCGGCAGCCGCCTGATGAACCGCTCCGTCTCCTGCACGGTGAAGAACCCCAAGGTGGAGGTTTTCGGctaccccccccccagcacccag GTCGGTGGCCACTGCAAGAATGTCCCGACACTGGAGTACGGCTTCCTCGTCCAG ATCATGAAGTACGCGGAGCAGCGCATCCCGACGCTCAACGAGTACTGCGTGGTCTGCGACGAGCAGCACGTTTTCCAGAACGGCTCCATGCTCAAG CCGGCGGTCTGCACCCGGGAGCTCTGCGTCTTCTCCTTCTACACCCTGGGCGTCATGTCCGGCGCGGCGGAGGAGGTGGCCACGGGCGCTGAG GTGGTGGACCTGCTGGTGGCCATGTGCCGCGCCGCTCTAGAGTCCCCCCGCAAGAGCATCATCTTCGAGCCTTACCCTTCCGTGGTAGACCCCAACGACCCCAAAACGCTTGCCTTCAACCCCAAG AAGAAGAACTACGAGCGGCTGCAGAAGGCGCTGGACAGCGTGATGTCCATCCGGGAGATGACCCAG GGGTCCTACCTGGAGATCAAGAAGCAGATGGACAAGCTGGACCCTCTGGCCCACCCCCTCCTGCAGTG GATCATCTCCAGCAACAGATCACACATCGTCAAGCTGCCCCTCAGCAGG CTGAAGTTCATGCACACCTCGCACCAGTTCCTCCTgctcagcagccccccggccaAGGAAGCTCGGTTCCGCACTGCCAAGAAACTCTACGGCAGCACCTTCGCTTTCCA CGGCTCGCACATTGAGAACTGGCACTCCATCCTCCGCAATGGGCTGGTCAACGCTTCCTACACCAAGCTGCAG CTGCATGGAGCAGCCTATGGCAAGGGCATCTATCTGAGCCCCATCTCCAGTATTTCCTTTGGATACTCAG GGATGGGGAAAGGGCAGCACCGGATGCCTTCGAAGGATGAGCTGGTGCAGAGGTACAACCGGATGAACACCATCCCCCAG ACCCGCTCCATCCAGTCCCGCTTCCTCCAGAGCCGCAACCTGAACTGCATCGCGCTTTGTGAAG TCATCACCTCCAAGGACCTGCAGAAACACGGCAACATCTGGGTCTGCCCCGTCTCGGACCATGTCTGCACCCGCTTCTTCTTTGT GTACGAAGACGGCCAAGTGGGCGACGCCAATATCAATACTCAGGACCCCAAAATCCAGAAGGAGATCATGCGGGTGATCGGGACTCAGGTGTACACGAACTGA
- the PARP6 gene encoding protein mono-ADP-ribosyltransferase PARP6 isoform X5, with protein MDLKGQYWTDDDSDGDNESEEFLYGVQGTCAADLYRHPQLDADIDAVREIYSENAVAIREYGTIDDVDIDLHVNISFLDEEVATAWKVLRTEPIVLRLRFSLSQYLDGPEPSIEVFQPSNKEGFGLGLQLKKILGMFTSQQWKHLSNDFLKTQQEKRHSWFKASGTIKKFRAGLSIFSPVPKSPSFPVIQDSALKGKLGIPEARGSRLMNRSVSCTVKNPKVEVFGYPPPSTQVGGHCKNVPTLEYGFLVQIMKYAEQRIPTLNEYCVVCDEQHVFQNGSMLKPAVCTRELCVFSFYTLGVMSGAAEEVATGAEVVDLLVAMCRAALESPRKSIIFEPYPSVVDPNDPKTLAFNPKKKNYERLQKALDSVMSIREMTQGSYLEIKKQMDKLDPLAHPLLQWIISSNRSHIVKLPLSRQLKFMHTSHQFLLLSSPPAKEARFRTAKKLYGSTFAFHGSHIENWHSILRNGLVNASYTKLQLHGAAYGKGIYLSPISSISFGYSGMGKGQHRMPSKDELVQRYNRMNTIPQTRSIQSRFLQSRNLNCIALCEVITSKDLQKHGNIWVCPVSDHVCTRFFFVYEDGQVGDANINTQDPKIQKEIMRVIGTQVYTN; from the exons ATG GACCTCAAGGGCCAGTATTGGACGGACGATGACTCCGACGGGGACAACGAGTCCGAGGAGTTCCTCTACGGCGTCCAG GGGACCTGCGCCGCCGACCTGTACCGGCACCCGCAGCTGGACGCCGACATCGACGCCGTGAGGGAGATCTACAGCGAGAATGCCGTGGCCATCAG GGAGTACGGGACCATCGACGACGTGGACATCGACCTCCACGTGAACATCAGCTTCCTCGAT GAGGAGGTGGCGACGGCGTGGAAGGTGCTGCGGACGGAGCCCATCGTCCTCCGCCTGCGCTTCTCCCTCTCCCAGTACCTCGATGGCCCCG AACCATCCATTGAGGTTTTCCAGCCGTCCAACAAGGAGGGCTTCGGCCTGGGTCTGCAGCTGAAGAA GATCCTGGGCATGTTTACGTCCCAGCAATGGAAGCACCTCAGCAACGACTTCCTGAAGACCCAGCAGGAGAAGCGGCACAGCTGGTTCAAGGCAAGCGGCACCATCAAGAAGTTCCGTGCTGGCCTCAGCATCTTCTCCCCTGTCCCCAA GTCCCCCAGCTTCCCCGTCATCCAGGACTCAGCGCTGAAGGGCAAACTGGGCATCCCCGAGGCTCGCGGCAGCCGCCTGATGAACCGCTCCGTCTCCTGCACGGTGAAGAACCCCAAGGTGGAGGTTTTCGGctaccccccccccagcacccag GTCGGTGGCCACTGCAAGAATGTCCCGACACTGGAGTACGGCTTCCTCGTCCAG ATCATGAAGTACGCGGAGCAGCGCATCCCGACGCTCAACGAGTACTGCGTGGTCTGCGACGAGCAGCACGTTTTCCAGAACGGCTCCATGCTCAAG CCGGCGGTCTGCACCCGGGAGCTCTGCGTCTTCTCCTTCTACACCCTGGGCGTCATGTCCGGCGCGGCGGAGGAGGTGGCCACGGGCGCTGAG GTGGTGGACCTGCTGGTGGCCATGTGCCGCGCCGCTCTAGAGTCCCCCCGCAAGAGCATCATCTTCGAGCCTTACCCTTCCGTGGTAGACCCCAACGACCCCAAAACGCTTGCCTTCAACCCCAAG AAGAAGAACTACGAGCGGCTGCAGAAGGCGCTGGACAGCGTGATGTCCATCCGGGAGATGACCCAG GGGTCCTACCTGGAGATCAAGAAGCAGATGGACAAGCTGGACCCTCTGGCCCACCCCCTCCTGCAGTG GATCATCTCCAGCAACAGATCACACATCGTCAAGCTGCCCCTCAGCAGG CAGCTGAAGTTCATGCACACCTCGCACCAGTTCCTCCTgctcagcagccccccggccaAGGAAGCTCGGTTCCGCACTGCCAAGAAACTCTACGGCAGCACCTTCGCTTTCCA CGGCTCGCACATTGAGAACTGGCACTCCATCCTCCGCAATGGGCTGGTCAACGCTTCCTACACCAAGCTGCAG CTGCATGGAGCAGCCTATGGCAAGGGCATCTATCTGAGCCCCATCTCCAGTATTTCCTTTGGATACTCAG GGATGGGGAAAGGGCAGCACCGGATGCCTTCGAAGGATGAGCTGGTGCAGAGGTACAACCGGATGAACACCATCCCCCAG ACCCGCTCCATCCAGTCCCGCTTCCTCCAGAGCCGCAACCTGAACTGCATCGCGCTTTGTGAAG TCATCACCTCCAAGGACCTGCAGAAACACGGCAACATCTGGGTCTGCCCCGTCTCGGACCATGTCTGCACCCGCTTCTTCTTTGT GTACGAAGACGGCCAAGTGGGCGACGCCAATATCAATACTCAGGACCCCAAAATCCAGAAGGAGATCATGCGGGTGATCGGGACTCAGGTGTACACGAACTGA
- the PARP6 gene encoding protein mono-ADP-ribosyltransferase PARP6 isoform X2, with protein MDLKGQYWTDDDSDGDNESEEFLYGVQGTCAADLYRHPQLDADIDAVREIYSENAVAIREYGTIDDVDIDLHVNISFLDEEVATAWKVLRTEPIVLRLRFSLSQYLDGPEPSIEVFQPSNKEGFGLGLQLKKILGMFTSQQWKHLSNDFLKTQQEKRHSWFKASGTIKKFRAGLSIFSPVPKSPSFPVIQDSALKGKLGIPEARGSRLMNRSVSCTVKNPKVEVFGYPPPSTQAGVAPFNILVGGHCKNVPTLEYGFLVQIMKYAEQRIPTLNEYCVVCDEQHVFQNGSMLKPAVCTRELCVFSFYTLGVMSGAAEEVATGAEVVDLLVAMCRAALESPRKSIIFEPYPSVVDPNDPKTLAFNPKKKNYERLQKALDSVMSIREMTQGSYLEIKKQMDKLDPLAHPLLQWIISSNRSHIVKLPLSRLKFMHTSHQFLLLSSPPAKEARFRTAKKLYGSTFAFHGSHIENWHSILRNGLVNASYTKLQLTLVFSCKLHGAAYGKGIYLSPISSISFGYSGMGKGQHRMPSKDELVQRYNRMNTIPQTRSIQSRFLQSRNLNCIALCEVITSKDLQKHGNIWVCPVSDHVCTRFFFVYEDGQVGDANINTQDPKIQKEIMRVIGTQVYTN; from the exons ATG GACCTCAAGGGCCAGTATTGGACGGACGATGACTCCGACGGGGACAACGAGTCCGAGGAGTTCCTCTACGGCGTCCAG GGGACCTGCGCCGCCGACCTGTACCGGCACCCGCAGCTGGACGCCGACATCGACGCCGTGAGGGAGATCTACAGCGAGAATGCCGTGGCCATCAG GGAGTACGGGACCATCGACGACGTGGACATCGACCTCCACGTGAACATCAGCTTCCTCGAT GAGGAGGTGGCGACGGCGTGGAAGGTGCTGCGGACGGAGCCCATCGTCCTCCGCCTGCGCTTCTCCCTCTCCCAGTACCTCGATGGCCCCG AACCATCCATTGAGGTTTTCCAGCCGTCCAACAAGGAGGGCTTCGGCCTGGGTCTGCAGCTGAAGAA GATCCTGGGCATGTTTACGTCCCAGCAATGGAAGCACCTCAGCAACGACTTCCTGAAGACCCAGCAGGAGAAGCGGCACAGCTGGTTCAAGGCAAGCGGCACCATCAAGAAGTTCCGTGCTGGCCTCAGCATCTTCTCCCCTGTCCCCAA GTCCCCCAGCTTCCCCGTCATCCAGGACTCAGCGCTGAAGGGCAAACTGGGCATCCCCGAGGCTCGCGGCAGCCGCCTGATGAACCGCTCCGTCTCCTGCACGGTGAAGAACCCCAAGGTGGAGGTTTTCGGctaccccccccccagcacccaggcagGTGTCGCCCCCTTCAACATCCTG GTCGGTGGCCACTGCAAGAATGTCCCGACACTGGAGTACGGCTTCCTCGTCCAG ATCATGAAGTACGCGGAGCAGCGCATCCCGACGCTCAACGAGTACTGCGTGGTCTGCGACGAGCAGCACGTTTTCCAGAACGGCTCCATGCTCAAG CCGGCGGTCTGCACCCGGGAGCTCTGCGTCTTCTCCTTCTACACCCTGGGCGTCATGTCCGGCGCGGCGGAGGAGGTGGCCACGGGCGCTGAG GTGGTGGACCTGCTGGTGGCCATGTGCCGCGCCGCTCTAGAGTCCCCCCGCAAGAGCATCATCTTCGAGCCTTACCCTTCCGTGGTAGACCCCAACGACCCCAAAACGCTTGCCTTCAACCCCAAG AAGAAGAACTACGAGCGGCTGCAGAAGGCGCTGGACAGCGTGATGTCCATCCGGGAGATGACCCAG GGGTCCTACCTGGAGATCAAGAAGCAGATGGACAAGCTGGACCCTCTGGCCCACCCCCTCCTGCAGTG GATCATCTCCAGCAACAGATCACACATCGTCAAGCTGCCCCTCAGCAGG CTGAAGTTCATGCACACCTCGCACCAGTTCCTCCTgctcagcagccccccggccaAGGAAGCTCGGTTCCGCACTGCCAAGAAACTCTACGGCAGCACCTTCGCTTTCCA CGGCTCGCACATTGAGAACTGGCACTCCATCCTCCGCAATGGGCTGGTCAACGCTTCCTACACCAAGCTGCAG CTCACCCTGGTGTTTTCCTGCAAGCTGCATGGAGCAGCCTATGGCAAGGGCATCTATCTGAGCCCCATCTCCAGTATTTCCTTTGGATACTCAG GGATGGGGAAAGGGCAGCACCGGATGCCTTCGAAGGATGAGCTGGTGCAGAGGTACAACCGGATGAACACCATCCCCCAG ACCCGCTCCATCCAGTCCCGCTTCCTCCAGAGCCGCAACCTGAACTGCATCGCGCTTTGTGAAG TCATCACCTCCAAGGACCTGCAGAAACACGGCAACATCTGGGTCTGCCCCGTCTCGGACCATGTCTGCACCCGCTTCTTCTTTGT GTACGAAGACGGCCAAGTGGGCGACGCCAATATCAATACTCAGGACCCCAAAATCCAGAAGGAGATCATGCGGGTGATCGGGACTCAGGTGTACACGAACTGA
- the PARP6 gene encoding protein mono-ADP-ribosyltransferase PARP6 isoform X4 has translation MDLKGQYWTDDDSDGDNESEEFLYGVQGTCAADLYRHPQLDADIDAVREIYSENAVAIREYGTIDDVDIDLHVNISFLDEEVATAWKVLRTEPIVLRLRFSLSQYLDGPEPSIEVFQPSNKEGFGLGLQLKKILGMFTSQQWKHLSNDFLKTQQEKRHSWFKASGTIKKFRAGLSIFSPVPKSPSFPVIQDSALKGKLGIPEARGSRLMNRSVSCTVKNPKVEVFGYPPPSTQAGVAPFNILVGGHCKNVPTLEYGFLVQIMKYAEQRIPTLNEYCVVCDEQHVFQNGSMLKPAVCTRELCVFSFYTLGVMSGAAEEVATGAEVVDLLVAMCRAALESPRKSIIFEPYPSVVDPNDPKTLAFNPKKKNYERLQKALDSVMSIREMTQGSYLEIKKQMDKLDPLAHPLLQWIISSNRSHIVKLPLSRLKFMHTSHQFLLLSSPPAKEARFRTAKKLYGSTFAFHGSHIENWHSILRNGLVNASYTKLQLHGAAYGKGIYLSPISSISFGYSGMGKGQHRMPSKDELVQRYNRMNTIPQTRSIQSRFLQSRNLNCIALCEVITSKDLQKHGNIWVCPVSDHVCTRFFFVYEDGQVGDANINTQDPKIQKEIMRVIGTQVYTN, from the exons ATG GACCTCAAGGGCCAGTATTGGACGGACGATGACTCCGACGGGGACAACGAGTCCGAGGAGTTCCTCTACGGCGTCCAG GGGACCTGCGCCGCCGACCTGTACCGGCACCCGCAGCTGGACGCCGACATCGACGCCGTGAGGGAGATCTACAGCGAGAATGCCGTGGCCATCAG GGAGTACGGGACCATCGACGACGTGGACATCGACCTCCACGTGAACATCAGCTTCCTCGAT GAGGAGGTGGCGACGGCGTGGAAGGTGCTGCGGACGGAGCCCATCGTCCTCCGCCTGCGCTTCTCCCTCTCCCAGTACCTCGATGGCCCCG AACCATCCATTGAGGTTTTCCAGCCGTCCAACAAGGAGGGCTTCGGCCTGGGTCTGCAGCTGAAGAA GATCCTGGGCATGTTTACGTCCCAGCAATGGAAGCACCTCAGCAACGACTTCCTGAAGACCCAGCAGGAGAAGCGGCACAGCTGGTTCAAGGCAAGCGGCACCATCAAGAAGTTCCGTGCTGGCCTCAGCATCTTCTCCCCTGTCCCCAA GTCCCCCAGCTTCCCCGTCATCCAGGACTCAGCGCTGAAGGGCAAACTGGGCATCCCCGAGGCTCGCGGCAGCCGCCTGATGAACCGCTCCGTCTCCTGCACGGTGAAGAACCCCAAGGTGGAGGTTTTCGGctaccccccccccagcacccaggcagGTGTCGCCCCCTTCAACATCCTG GTCGGTGGCCACTGCAAGAATGTCCCGACACTGGAGTACGGCTTCCTCGTCCAG ATCATGAAGTACGCGGAGCAGCGCATCCCGACGCTCAACGAGTACTGCGTGGTCTGCGACGAGCAGCACGTTTTCCAGAACGGCTCCATGCTCAAG CCGGCGGTCTGCACCCGGGAGCTCTGCGTCTTCTCCTTCTACACCCTGGGCGTCATGTCCGGCGCGGCGGAGGAGGTGGCCACGGGCGCTGAG GTGGTGGACCTGCTGGTGGCCATGTGCCGCGCCGCTCTAGAGTCCCCCCGCAAGAGCATCATCTTCGAGCCTTACCCTTCCGTGGTAGACCCCAACGACCCCAAAACGCTTGCCTTCAACCCCAAG AAGAAGAACTACGAGCGGCTGCAGAAGGCGCTGGACAGCGTGATGTCCATCCGGGAGATGACCCAG GGGTCCTACCTGGAGATCAAGAAGCAGATGGACAAGCTGGACCCTCTGGCCCACCCCCTCCTGCAGTG GATCATCTCCAGCAACAGATCACACATCGTCAAGCTGCCCCTCAGCAGG CTGAAGTTCATGCACACCTCGCACCAGTTCCTCCTgctcagcagccccccggccaAGGAAGCTCGGTTCCGCACTGCCAAGAAACTCTACGGCAGCACCTTCGCTTTCCA CGGCTCGCACATTGAGAACTGGCACTCCATCCTCCGCAATGGGCTGGTCAACGCTTCCTACACCAAGCTGCAG CTGCATGGAGCAGCCTATGGCAAGGGCATCTATCTGAGCCCCATCTCCAGTATTTCCTTTGGATACTCAG GGATGGGGAAAGGGCAGCACCGGATGCCTTCGAAGGATGAGCTGGTGCAGAGGTACAACCGGATGAACACCATCCCCCAG ACCCGCTCCATCCAGTCCCGCTTCCTCCAGAGCCGCAACCTGAACTGCATCGCGCTTTGTGAAG TCATCACCTCCAAGGACCTGCAGAAACACGGCAACATCTGGGTCTGCCCCGTCTCGGACCATGTCTGCACCCGCTTCTTCTTTGT GTACGAAGACGGCCAAGTGGGCGACGCCAATATCAATACTCAGGACCCCAAAATCCAGAAGGAGATCATGCGGGTGATCGGGACTCAGGTGTACACGAACTGA
- the PARP6 gene encoding protein mono-ADP-ribosyltransferase PARP6 isoform X3 yields the protein MDLKGQYWTDDDSDGDNESEEFLYGVQGTCAADLYRHPQLDADIDAVREIYSENAVAIREYGTIDDVDIDLHVNISFLDEEVATAWKVLRTEPIVLRLRFSLSQYLDGPEPSIEVFQPSNKEGFGLGLQLKKILGMFTSQQWKHLSNDFLKTQQEKRHSWFKASGTIKKFRAGLSIFSPVPKSPSFPVIQDSALKGKLGIPEARGSRLMNRSVSCTVKNPKVEVFGYPPPSTQAGVAPFNILVGGHCKNVPTLEYGFLVQIMKYAEQRIPTLNEYCVVCDEQHVFQNGSMLKPAVCTRELCVFSFYTLGVMSGAAEEVATGAEVVDLLVAMCRAALESPRKSIIFEPYPSVVDPNDPKTLAFNPKKKNYERLQKALDSVMSIREMTQGSYLEIKKQMDKLDPLAHPLLQWIISSNRSHIVKLPLSRQLKFMHTSHQFLLLSSPPAKEARFRTAKKLYGSTFAFHGSHIENWHSILRNGLVNASYTKLQLHGAAYGKGIYLSPISSISFGYSGMGKGQHRMPSKDELVQRYNRMNTIPQTRSIQSRFLQSRNLNCIALCEVITSKDLQKHGNIWVCPVSDHVCTRFFFVYEDGQVGDANINTQDPKIQKEIMRVIGTQVYTN from the exons ATG GACCTCAAGGGCCAGTATTGGACGGACGATGACTCCGACGGGGACAACGAGTCCGAGGAGTTCCTCTACGGCGTCCAG GGGACCTGCGCCGCCGACCTGTACCGGCACCCGCAGCTGGACGCCGACATCGACGCCGTGAGGGAGATCTACAGCGAGAATGCCGTGGCCATCAG GGAGTACGGGACCATCGACGACGTGGACATCGACCTCCACGTGAACATCAGCTTCCTCGAT GAGGAGGTGGCGACGGCGTGGAAGGTGCTGCGGACGGAGCCCATCGTCCTCCGCCTGCGCTTCTCCCTCTCCCAGTACCTCGATGGCCCCG AACCATCCATTGAGGTTTTCCAGCCGTCCAACAAGGAGGGCTTCGGCCTGGGTCTGCAGCTGAAGAA GATCCTGGGCATGTTTACGTCCCAGCAATGGAAGCACCTCAGCAACGACTTCCTGAAGACCCAGCAGGAGAAGCGGCACAGCTGGTTCAAGGCAAGCGGCACCATCAAGAAGTTCCGTGCTGGCCTCAGCATCTTCTCCCCTGTCCCCAA GTCCCCCAGCTTCCCCGTCATCCAGGACTCAGCGCTGAAGGGCAAACTGGGCATCCCCGAGGCTCGCGGCAGCCGCCTGATGAACCGCTCCGTCTCCTGCACGGTGAAGAACCCCAAGGTGGAGGTTTTCGGctaccccccccccagcacccaggcagGTGTCGCCCCCTTCAACATCCTG GTCGGTGGCCACTGCAAGAATGTCCCGACACTGGAGTACGGCTTCCTCGTCCAG ATCATGAAGTACGCGGAGCAGCGCATCCCGACGCTCAACGAGTACTGCGTGGTCTGCGACGAGCAGCACGTTTTCCAGAACGGCTCCATGCTCAAG CCGGCGGTCTGCACCCGGGAGCTCTGCGTCTTCTCCTTCTACACCCTGGGCGTCATGTCCGGCGCGGCGGAGGAGGTGGCCACGGGCGCTGAG GTGGTGGACCTGCTGGTGGCCATGTGCCGCGCCGCTCTAGAGTCCCCCCGCAAGAGCATCATCTTCGAGCCTTACCCTTCCGTGGTAGACCCCAACGACCCCAAAACGCTTGCCTTCAACCCCAAG AAGAAGAACTACGAGCGGCTGCAGAAGGCGCTGGACAGCGTGATGTCCATCCGGGAGATGACCCAG GGGTCCTACCTGGAGATCAAGAAGCAGATGGACAAGCTGGACCCTCTGGCCCACCCCCTCCTGCAGTG GATCATCTCCAGCAACAGATCACACATCGTCAAGCTGCCCCTCAGCAGG CAGCTGAAGTTCATGCACACCTCGCACCAGTTCCTCCTgctcagcagccccccggccaAGGAAGCTCGGTTCCGCACTGCCAAGAAACTCTACGGCAGCACCTTCGCTTTCCA CGGCTCGCACATTGAGAACTGGCACTCCATCCTCCGCAATGGGCTGGTCAACGCTTCCTACACCAAGCTGCAG CTGCATGGAGCAGCCTATGGCAAGGGCATCTATCTGAGCCCCATCTCCAGTATTTCCTTTGGATACTCAG GGATGGGGAAAGGGCAGCACCGGATGCCTTCGAAGGATGAGCTGGTGCAGAGGTACAACCGGATGAACACCATCCCCCAG ACCCGCTCCATCCAGTCCCGCTTCCTCCAGAGCCGCAACCTGAACTGCATCGCGCTTTGTGAAG TCATCACCTCCAAGGACCTGCAGAAACACGGCAACATCTGGGTCTGCCCCGTCTCGGACCATGTCTGCACCCGCTTCTTCTTTGT GTACGAAGACGGCCAAGTGGGCGACGCCAATATCAATACTCAGGACCCCAAAATCCAGAAGGAGATCATGCGGGTGATCGGGACTCAGGTGTACACGAACTGA